The Nocardioides sp. S-1144 genome includes a region encoding these proteins:
- a CDS encoding RDD family protein codes for MSQSPPPPPPPGGYGSPPPAGGYGAPPPPPVGVPRPGELVDRFVARLIDGVILGVVYGIVYSIFSAIFLRGFGYSTGEWLLFWIFASIVISVVWVGYFAYLESARGATIGKQVMKLKVVGPDGVANPTLEQAARRNVWLAANLLNIIPIIGAVLSFLASVAAVVMIAVGINGDPQRRQAWHDRFAGGTQVLKVG; via the coding sequence ATGTCCCAGTCACCGCCTCCCCCGCCGCCGCCCGGCGGCTACGGCTCACCGCCCCCGGCCGGCGGCTACGGGGCCCCGCCCCCGCCGCCGGTGGGCGTGCCCCGCCCCGGCGAGCTGGTCGACCGGTTCGTCGCCCGGCTGATCGACGGGGTGATCCTCGGCGTCGTCTACGGCATCGTCTACTCGATCTTCAGCGCGATCTTCCTGCGGGGCTTCGGCTACTCGACCGGCGAGTGGCTGCTGTTCTGGATCTTCGCCTCGATCGTCATCAGCGTGGTCTGGGTCGGCTACTTCGCCTACCTCGAGTCGGCCCGTGGTGCCACGATCGGCAAGCAGGTGATGAAGCTCAAGGTGGTCGGCCCCGACGGCGTCGCGAACCCGACGCTCGAGCAGGCCGCCCGGCGCAACGTCTGGCTGGCCGCCAACCTCCTCAACATCATCCCGATCATCGGGGCGGTGCTGAGCTTCCTGGCCAGCGTCGCGGCGGTCGTGATGATCGCCGTCGGGATCAACGGCGACCCGCAGCGCCGCCAGGCCTGGCACGACCGGTTCGCCGGCGGCACGCAGGTGCTCAAGGTCGGCTGA
- a CDS encoding metallophosphoesterase: MQLGQYPSPRHVVAHLSDPHLLAAGGLQYGAVDPERGLLLALERLRHLDPAPQVLLFTGDLADKAQPAAYVRLRELVEPVAADLGAQVVWTMGNHDERAAYAANLYGEHGHDGPQDRVLEVDGLRVVALDTSVPGYHHGELEPAQLAWLADVLATPAPHGTVLAMHHPPIPVPMLRAAEVIELEDQAALAAVLAGTDVRVILAGHLHISTYSTFAGIPVSVASASCYTSDPAPVERFVSGVDGHQAFTVAHLYADRVVHTIVPLAPAPEVTGFPADVVAQLEALTPAERRELLSRKNSDFNIDLEGPFDDE, encoded by the coding sequence GTGCAGCTAGGTCAGTACCCGTCCCCGCGTCACGTCGTCGCCCACCTCAGCGACCCGCACCTGCTCGCCGCCGGTGGTCTCCAGTACGGCGCCGTCGACCCCGAGCGGGGCCTGCTGCTGGCCCTCGAGCGCCTGCGGCACCTCGACCCGGCGCCCCAGGTGCTGCTCTTCACCGGTGACCTCGCCGACAAGGCCCAGCCGGCGGCGTACGTGCGGCTGCGCGAGCTCGTCGAGCCGGTGGCCGCCGACCTCGGCGCGCAGGTCGTCTGGACGATGGGCAACCACGACGAGCGGGCGGCCTACGCCGCGAACCTGTACGGCGAGCACGGCCACGACGGCCCGCAGGACCGGGTCCTCGAGGTCGACGGGCTGCGCGTCGTCGCCCTCGACACCAGCGTGCCCGGCTACCACCACGGCGAGCTGGAGCCGGCCCAGCTGGCCTGGCTGGCCGACGTCCTCGCCACGCCGGCACCGCACGGCACCGTCCTGGCGATGCACCACCCGCCGATCCCGGTGCCGATGCTGCGGGCCGCCGAGGTGATCGAGCTCGAGGACCAGGCCGCGCTCGCCGCGGTGCTGGCCGGCACCGACGTCCGCGTCATCCTGGCCGGGCACCTGCACATCTCGACGTACTCCACCTTCGCCGGGATCCCGGTCTCGGTCGCCTCGGCGTCCTGCTACACCAGCGACCCCGCCCCGGTCGAGCGGTTCGTGTCGGGCGTCGACGGGCACCAGGCGTTCACGGTGGCGCACCTGTACGCCGACCGCGTCGTCCACACGATCGTGCCGCTGGCCCCCGCCCCCGAGGTGACCGGGTTCCCGGCCGACGTCGTGGCCCAGCTCGAGGCCCTCACGCCCGCCGAGCGGCGCGAGCTGCTGTCGCGCAAGAACTCCGACTTCAACATCGACCTCGAGGGCCCCTTCGACGACGAGTGA